One genomic segment of Clavelina lepadiformis chromosome 3, kaClaLepa1.1, whole genome shotgun sequence includes these proteins:
- the LOC143450681 gene encoding uncharacterized protein LOC143450681 translates to MNISEVSCKWRVFKPDEIFCNIRNNSLGEGSFGTVKLGFHKKLGRLAVKFSKRNIPARELNEERQKILEEADTMKQGRHDHVVEVLGLIDTEKIIAIVMEHMPAGSFHDLIDKKEAFKVPLPLLLQMVFEISDGITYLHNLHFKYRIAHGDLKPQNILLSSDLHCKIADFGGAEFSHHTLLALNMSDVTEHDFQFTKLFSAPELFTNGRGRLSTAMDVYSFGVILLFAIVGKYPDQVEMFKDLLPCQLQFDNITVEECLNKYKDQLKSEENQESYDNLSMLEEVMTECVAQNPIDRPTIKILRSKLEERWRMVDPNTIKQHVIDVKETQVRMRDDMLDENSSTTLAEILQGEDSLQVNQAVSSISKDLESKNVYQTISQCDRLISIIESAYIADNKLVEITDDILDLIEMIQKRYCLKRTELTGCSESLVKLLQITEKFCTDVSRSETKIDLLRRWLQTADAFLRQNSLDDNVRVGVVGQILLSVDNCLSVLNSDARHDAFTLQTKIAGWKTKASCNRQLNNRKREQELNLEAVNELEDKFKDDYKKLGSLYAACCNNLGTNYFDTGELIQAELFYAKACHTHMGTDDYETEEIRMENLHVTIENMCRLYENNPDINWKKEKDVLQSLAKPPDLKEPKLFTLMNRLTVLRLAISLQLHDDVATLCDEVSELSGIFSSSPMYCRWLSLKCNQIARILVKSKRDDLALIMLKCAMSFTKSISNPVDKIEALYRVSKVINERILGRFHEREEQNETRHIYAPMCHSAIALMEKCEVKKHSEEEEIKEECLRFANGHMSWCYLKAEDYNACIFTATKSLRGFPSEQTDCSGTSKKTGDFHRAHMNYCLGICHYKMKEFLDATIAFKESISFWKQYENTEKDIKKANSYILKINAAGLTTQQVKAK, encoded by the exons ATG AACATTTCTGAAGTCAGCTGCAAATGGCGGGTTTTCAAGCCagatgaaatattttgcaacattCGAAACAATAGTCTTGGTGAAGGAAGTTTTGGCACTGTAAAGCTcggttttcataaaaaattggGAAGACTAGCTGTCAAGTTTTCAAAACGAAATATACCGGCAAGAGAACTAAATGAAGAAAGACAAAA GATTTTGGAAGAAGCAGACACAATGAAGCAAGGACGACATGACCATGTTGTTGAAGTGCTGGGTTTAATAGACACcgaaaaaattatcgcaatCGTAATGGAGCATATGCCAGCAGGCTCATTTCACGATCTGATAGACAAGAAAGAAGCCTTCAAAGTTCCTTTGCCTCTTCTCTTGCAAATGGTATTTGAGATTTCAGATGGTATCACTTATCTTCACAACCTACACTTCAAATACAGAATCGCTCATGGAGATTTGAAACCGCAGAATATTCTTCTAAGCTCCGACCTTCATTGCAAAATTGCTGATTTCGGTGGAGCGGAATTTTCGCATCACACCTTATTGGCATTAAATATGTCCGATGTaactgaacatgattttcaaTTCACAAAACTGTTCAGTGCACCGGAACTTTTTACGAATGGACGTGGACGTTTAAGCACGGCCATGGATGTCTATAGCTTCGGGGTTATTCTTCTGTTTGCAATCGTTGGAAAATATCCAGATCAAGTGGAAATGTTTAAGGATCTGCTGCCATGCCAACTGCAGTTTGACAACATAACTGTTGAAGAATGCTTGAACAAGTACAAGGACCAATTGAAATCAGAAGAGAACCAGGAAAGTTATGACAATTTGAGCATGCTTGAAGAGGTTATGACTGAGTGCGTTGCCCAAAATCCTATAGATAGGCCAACTATTAAAATTCTTCGTAGTAAACTTGAGGAAAGATGGAGAATGGTCGATCCAAACACCATCAAACAACATGTGATTGACGTTAAGGAGACTCAAGTGCGCATGCGCGACGACATGCTGGATGAAAACAGTAGTACGACCCTTGCTGAAATTCTACAAGGCGAAG ACTCGCTGCAGGTAAATCAAGCGGTTTCATCCATTAGCAAAGACTTGGAATCAAAAAACGTTTATCAAACAATAAGTCAATGCGACAGACTGATTAGCATCATAGAATCAGCATATATTGCAGACAATAAACTTGTCGAAATAACAGATGACATTTTAGATCTTATTGAGATGATACAGAAGCGGTATTGTCTGAAGAGAACCGAACTGACAGGATGTTCTGAGAGCCTGGTTAAATTACTGCAGATTACCGAGAAGTTTTGTACTGATGTTTCACGTTCTGAGACAAAGATCGACTTGTTAAGAAGGTGGCTCCAAACCGCGGACGCATTCTTGCGGCAGAATTCTTTAGACGACAACGTTCGCGTGGGAGTTGTTGGTCAGATTCTCTTAAGCGTAGACAATTGCTTGAGTGTTCTGAATTCAGATGCACGCCATGATGCCTTCACTCTGCAAACAAAAATAGCCGGCTGGAAAACAAAAGCTTCCTGCAATAGACAACTGAACAATAGAAAACGTGAACAAGAACTCAACTTGGAAGCTGTCAACGAACTCGAGGACAAATTCAAAGATGATTACAAGAAACTCGGTTCTCTTTACGCCGCATGCTGCAACAACCTAGGCACAAATTACTTCGACACTGGTGAATTGATACAAGCTGAGCTCTTCTACGCTAAGGCCTGCCACACTCACATGGGAACGGATGATTACGAAACGGAAGAAATCAGAATGGAAAACCTGCACGTTACAATCGAAA ATATGTGTCGTTTGTATGAAAACAATCCAGACATCAATtggaaaaaggaaaaagatgTTCTCCAAAGTCTCGCCAAACCACCTGATCTAAAAGAACCCAAACTTTTCACCTTGATGAACCGCCTCACGGTCTTGCGGTTAGCAATTTCGCTTCAACTACATGATGATGTCGCTACTTTGTGTGATGAGGTGTCCGAGTTATCGGGAATTTTTTCGTCATCACCAATGTATTGCCGGTGGTTATCTTTAAAATGCAACCAAATTGCCAGAATTCTGGTCAAATCAAAGCGAGATGATTTGGCGTTAATTATGTTAAAATGTGCTATGTCGTTCACCAAGTCTATATCAAATCCTGTTGATAAAATAGAAGCTTTATACAGAGTATCTAAAGTGATAAATGAAAGAATACTCGGTCGCTTTCATGAGAGAGAGGAGCAAAACGAGACTCGACATATTTACGCTCCTATGTGTCACAGCGCCATCGCTCTAATGGAGAAATGTGAAGTGAAGAAACACAGTGAGGAAGAAGAAATCAAGGAAGAATGCTTGCGTTTTGCGAATGGTCACATGAGTTGGTGCTACCTCAAGGCGGAGGATTACAATGCTTGTATTTTCACAGCGACAAAAAGTCTGCGCGGCTTTCCAAGTGAACAAACTGACTGCAGCGGCACGAGCAAAAAAACAGGCGATTTTCACAGAGCTCATATGAATTACTGTCTTGGCATCTGCCACTACAAGATGAAGGAGTTTCTTGATGCAACTATTGCGTTCAAAGAATCTATCAGTTTTTGGAAGCAGTACGAAAACACGGAGAAGGACATCAAAAAGGCAAATTCatatatcttaaaaattaatgCTGCTGGTTTGACGACACAGCAAGTCAAGGCGAAGTAA